A window of Polaromonas hydrogenivorans contains these coding sequences:
- a CDS encoding ATP-binding protein yields MKFQINNIIVDAKSTTLSHPTFNNENVFTILVGKNASGKTKILSKIANSYIFNKETFIFQREIFETNNSQQQPSQVIAVSNSRFDRFPDPYRSIFSRDRYETHSNQKEFEVDYHYLGLGNYRSSPHNIISNAVAPIIHGFENNKNNPEVIAKILDYIGFLPAFHIEIKRFRPRKEFYLELHPEELKHSLYEEFQHACTSHKNKSIRAFNFEEEILPGLLYFSNQNPRNKSFSYTIDLINERRENREFFEISKYLPNLIECGLFIVTKFSLFNKTTKDKLPMHLASSGQQCMLLMFFGMAGLMKDGSLICIDEPEISLHPRWQAEFIDTLQNAFSTYRGCHFVIATHSPQIVSGLTSENGFVADLESGEILLPSDYSKKSSDFQLTQIFHEPGFKNEYIIRTLLVILSKLVKLELLSDEDFTKLEVINKIKHRLEDSDPVLHIFHQVKMLIGKK; encoded by the coding sequence ATGAAATTTCAAATAAATAATATTATTGTTGATGCCAAATCAACAACCCTAAGTCATCCAACTTTTAACAATGAGAATGTATTTACCATACTTGTCGGCAAAAATGCATCTGGAAAAACAAAAATACTAAGCAAGATAGCAAACAGCTATATTTTCAACAAAGAAACATTTATATTTCAAAGAGAAATTTTTGAGACGAATAACTCACAACAACAACCAAGTCAAGTTATCGCAGTTTCAAATAGTAGATTTGATAGATTTCCAGACCCATATAGGTCAATCTTCTCTCGAGATCGATATGAAACTCATTCAAACCAAAAAGAATTTGAGGTTGATTATCATTACCTTGGCTTAGGAAACTATAGATCTTCGCCTCATAATATCATTTCGAATGCAGTAGCCCCTATTATTCATGGATTTGAAAATAATAAGAATAATCCAGAAGTTATCGCAAAAATACTTGACTACATCGGATTTCTTCCCGCATTTCACATTGAAATCAAACGATTCCGCCCTCGAAAAGAATTTTATCTGGAATTACACCCAGAAGAGTTAAAACATTCACTTTACGAGGAATTTCAGCATGCATGCACATCTCATAAAAATAAATCGATCAGAGCATTTAATTTTGAAGAAGAAATCCTACCAGGATTGTTGTATTTTTCCAATCAAAATCCTAGAAATAAAAGCTTTTCATATACTATAGATTTGATAAATGAAAGAAGAGAAAATAGAGAATTTTTCGAAATTTCAAAATATCTACCAAACCTAATTGAGTGTGGATTATTTATAGTAACAAAATTTAGCCTCTTTAATAAAACCACAAAAGACAAGTTACCCATGCACCTTGCCAGTTCAGGACAGCAATGCATGCTTTTAATGTTTTTTGGGATGGCTGGATTGATGAAAGACGGCTCTTTGATCTGCATAGATGAGCCAGAAATTAGCCTTCACCCAAGATGGCAAGCTGAATTTATTGATACTCTCCAAAATGCTTTCTCAACATATCGCGGATGTCACTTTGTCATAGCAACTCATTCGCCTCAAATCGTCTCTGGACTCACCTCTGAAAATGGATTTGTTGCCGATTTGGAAAGTGGAGAAATTTTACTCCCAAGTGATTATTCAAAAAAATCTTCAGATTTTCAGTTAACACAAATATTTCATGAACCAGGATTCAAAAATGAATATATTATAAGAACACTTTTAGTAATTTTATCAAAACTGGTAAAGCTGGAACTTCTATCTGACGAAGACTTTACAAAACTAGAAGTAATTAATAAAATTAAGCATCGCCTTGAAGACTCCGATCCCGTTCTTCACATTTTTCACCAAGTTAAAATGTTGATCGGGAAAAAATGA
- a CDS encoding HNH endonuclease, which translates to MTFEDWMIYRGLSASSVDKYAGAIQGPLSKWAIDHGLLDGSLTSMFNPTKFNEVASAISSLAIFQERNERGHHMYSSALSKFSEYLSEGYGNDIEADIDSILDNDDLSKTEKRNLVKSRIGQGVFRQKVLTYWKACAVTNFKDTSLLVASHIKPWRASNNSERLDPFNGLLLAPNLDRTFDTGLITFQTDGRIQLSPLLTEPEKLGITSDMRISLSPQHELFMQFHQTVVYKVTWKVKT; encoded by the coding sequence ATGACTTTTGAAGATTGGATGATTTATCGCGGGCTCAGTGCCTCATCAGTAGATAAGTATGCTGGAGCGATTCAAGGGCCTCTATCGAAGTGGGCCATCGATCATGGATTGCTAGACGGATCACTTACATCGATGTTCAATCCAACCAAATTTAATGAAGTTGCGTCAGCGATTAGCTCTCTGGCAATCTTTCAAGAACGCAATGAGCGCGGCCACCACATGTATAGCAGCGCCCTGTCCAAGTTTTCAGAGTACCTTTCGGAGGGGTATGGAAACGATATTGAAGCCGACATTGATTCGATACTTGATAACGACGATTTGAGCAAGACAGAGAAGCGCAACTTGGTCAAGTCGCGGATTGGCCAAGGAGTTTTTCGCCAGAAGGTGCTAACTTACTGGAAAGCCTGCGCAGTCACCAACTTTAAAGACACCAGTCTACTGGTGGCCTCACACATCAAGCCATGGCGGGCATCGAACAATAGCGAGCGCCTAGACCCGTTCAACGGTCTTCTCCTGGCACCAAATCTTGACCGCACTTTCGATACAGGGCTCATTACGTTTCAAACCGATGGACGCATCCAGCTATCGCCGCTCTTAACTGAACCTGAAAAATTAGGAATCACGTCTGATATGCGAATTTCTCTTTCTCCGCAGCACGAGTTATTCATGCAGTTCCATCAAACTGTCGTATATAAAGTTACTTGGAAAGTAAAAACATGA
- a CDS encoding phage portal protein, with protein MARNKRPPASRHAAHALKGGGAGASMSAYQGASFTDLALSGWSPPAASADADLLPDLDALTARSRDLSRNNGVMGGAMQTLRDNIVGPVLRLSAMPDYRLLGWSREQAHAWGNDVEAKFRSWAETTECDAARSLNLLGMTVQALGGAMLNGDALALPLWLPRPGSRWSTRLMVMEADRLCTPDGLQFRDDIRAGIELDTYGAPTAYHLLRRHPGDAYGVYGATVSQLKQWDRIPAFTDWGRPRVIHLHDKERTGQSRGRPIVSAVMREFHMTGKYASNELQASLANSLVAAFLESDLDQESAAALFGEDPRTAWNKSVGQAQSIGKLQGAAVIPLPAGARMSSFTPGRPNAAFSAFMDVLHRQIGVGVNLPYELLMKDFSKTSWSSARATLLEAWRYFHGRRRWLMDYWLQPIYALWFEEAVNAGEIEAPGFYANKYAYTRAKFIFGGRGWVDPVKEAQAAVMRMEAGLSTLEKECAEQGDDYEEVMDQLAVERAMKLARGLPLDTAAPVQTSAQPVEPPEEQADDAIPGTAQPQGTE; from the coding sequence ATGGCACGCAACAAACGTCCTCCCGCCAGCCGCCACGCCGCGCACGCCCTCAAGGGCGGCGGTGCTGGCGCCAGCATGTCCGCCTACCAGGGCGCCTCATTCACCGACCTGGCCCTGAGCGGCTGGAGCCCGCCAGCCGCCAGCGCCGACGCCGACCTGCTGCCCGACCTGGATGCGCTCACCGCGCGCTCGCGCGACCTGAGCCGCAACAACGGCGTCATGGGCGGGGCCATGCAGACCCTGCGCGACAACATCGTCGGCCCGGTCCTGCGCCTGAGCGCCATGCCCGACTACCGCCTGCTGGGCTGGAGCCGCGAGCAGGCCCATGCGTGGGGCAACGATGTCGAGGCCAAATTCCGCAGCTGGGCCGAAACCACCGAATGCGATGCGGCCCGCTCTCTGAACCTGCTGGGCATGACGGTGCAGGCGCTGGGCGGGGCGATGCTCAACGGCGACGCCCTGGCGCTGCCGCTATGGCTGCCGCGCCCGGGCAGCCGCTGGAGCACCCGCCTGATGGTCATGGAAGCCGACCGCTTGTGCACGCCCGACGGCCTGCAGTTTCGCGACGACATTCGCGCCGGCATCGAGCTGGACACCTACGGCGCGCCGACCGCCTACCACCTGCTGCGCCGCCATCCGGGCGACGCCTACGGCGTCTATGGCGCGACGGTTTCGCAGCTCAAGCAGTGGGACCGCATTCCGGCCTTCACCGACTGGGGCCGCCCGCGCGTCATCCACCTGCATGACAAGGAGCGCACCGGCCAGTCGCGGGGCCGGCCCATCGTGTCGGCGGTGATGCGCGAATTTCACATGACCGGCAAATACGCCAGCAATGAATTGCAGGCCAGTTTGGCGAATTCGCTGGTCGCGGCGTTTCTGGAGTCGGACCTTGACCAGGAGTCGGCCGCCGCGCTGTTCGGCGAAGACCCGCGCACCGCCTGGAACAAGTCCGTGGGCCAGGCCCAGAGCATCGGCAAGCTGCAGGGCGCGGCGGTGATTCCGCTGCCCGCCGGCGCGCGCATGAGCAGCTTCACGCCGGGCCGGCCCAACGCGGCGTTCTCAGCCTTCATGGACGTGCTGCACCGGCAGATCGGCGTGGGCGTCAACCTGCCGTATGAACTCTTGATGAAGGACTTCAGCAAGACGAGCTGGTCCAGCGCACGGGCGACGCTGCTGGAGGCCTGGCGCTACTTTCACGGCCGGCGCCGCTGGCTGATGGACTACTGGCTGCAGCCCATCTATGCGCTGTGGTTCGAGGAAGCCGTCAATGCGGGCGAGATCGAGGCGCCGGGCTTTTACGCCAACAAGTACGCCTACACGCGGGCGAAGTTCATCTTCGGCGGTCGCGGCTGGGTGGACCCGGTCAAGGAGGCGCAAGCGGCCGTCATGCGCATGGAAGCGGGCTTATCCACTTTGGAGAAGGAATGCGCGGAGCAGGGCGATGACTACGAGGAAGTGATGGACCAGCTCGCCGTGGAGCGCGCCATGAAGCTGGCGCGCGGCCTGCCGCTCGATACGGCCGCGCCCGTGCAGACGTCTGCACAGCCCGTCGAGCCGCCTGAAGAACAGGCAGACGACGCCATTCCCGGCACCGCGCAACCACAAGGCACCGAATGA
- a CDS encoding S49 family peptidase, translating into MKYPHLAARIFNTPLLVHPQKLDAIIAGLGERLAGAPLQPGAIGQPAMPTMFTTRKGERSDRGYRVVDGVAVLGIGGALVHRTRMEADSTVLLGYNDVAADLEEAMNHPDIHAVLQVYDSPGGEVAGAFEYAQRAMALRGKKPMLAIADSMAASAAYLGASAADELVLTTTGYAGSIGVVMRHVDLSQALALEGVAVTHIFAGARKVDGNAFEPLPEAVRAQLQGEMNDLYDEFINAVALQRKMAPDAVRKTQAAMYRGVAAIACGLADRISTTDQLITELAAQRVRSYPAGPSARSTANDNHKGSTMSGNTTPGGPPPAISTPASASYTQADVDGARAQGAAAERARVGAILTHQGAATNMALAIQCVNTGLSAEQANGILGVAPVAAAAPGNPFAAAMAHVGNPKVSGVEGKPDAQDDPAALAGSWNRAFGIKA; encoded by the coding sequence ATGAAATACCCCCACCTGGCCGCGCGCATCTTCAACACGCCGCTGCTCGTCCATCCGCAAAAGCTGGACGCCATCATCGCCGGCCTGGGCGAGCGCCTGGCTGGTGCGCCGCTGCAACCAGGCGCCATCGGCCAGCCTGCCATGCCCACGATGTTCACCACCCGCAAGGGCGAGCGCTCGGACCGTGGCTACCGCGTGGTCGATGGCGTGGCCGTGCTGGGCATCGGCGGCGCGCTGGTGCACCGCACCCGCATGGAAGCGGACTCGACCGTGCTGCTGGGCTACAACGATGTGGCGGCCGACCTCGAAGAGGCCATGAACCACCCGGACATCCATGCCGTGCTGCAGGTGTACGACAGCCCGGGCGGGGAGGTGGCCGGCGCCTTTGAGTATGCGCAGCGTGCAATGGCCCTGCGCGGCAAGAAGCCCATGCTGGCGATTGCCGACAGCATGGCCGCATCAGCCGCCTACCTGGGCGCGAGCGCCGCCGACGAGCTGGTGCTGACCACCACGGGCTACGCCGGCTCCATCGGCGTGGTCATGCGCCATGTGGATTTGTCGCAGGCGCTGGCTTTGGAGGGCGTGGCCGTCACGCACATCTTTGCCGGCGCGCGCAAGGTCGATGGCAATGCCTTCGAGCCGCTGCCCGAAGCCGTGCGCGCCCAGCTGCAGGGCGAGATGAACGATCTGTACGACGAGTTCATCAACGCCGTGGCTCTGCAGCGAAAGATGGCGCCCGACGCGGTGCGCAAGACGCAGGCCGCGATGTACCGGGGCGTCGCTGCCATCGCTTGCGGGCTGGCCGACCGCATCTCGACCACCGACCAATTGATTACCGAACTGGCCGCGCAGCGCGTGCGTTCGTATCCCGCCGGGCCATCGGCCCGATCCACCGCCAACGACAACCACAAAGGAAGCACCATGTCAGGCAACACCACCCCCGGCGGTCCACCACCCGCCATTTCCACCCCCGCATCGGCCAGCTACACCCAGGCCGATGTGGACGGCGCCCGCGCTCAAGGCGCGGCCGCCGAGCGCGCCCGTGTCGGCGCCATCCTGACGCACCAGGGCGCGGCGACCAACATGGCCCTGGCGATTCAGTGCGTCAACACCGGCTTGAGCGCCGAGCAGGCCAACGGCATTCTGGGCGTCGCGCCCGTGGCAGCCGCTGCGCCGGGCAACCCGTTTGCCGCCGCCATGGCCCATGTCGGCAATCCGAAGGTTTCCGGCGTCGAGGGCAAGCCGGATGCGCAGGACGATCCGGCGGCCCTGGCCGGTTCGTGGAACCGCGCTTTTGGCATCAAGGCCTGA
- a CDS encoding head decoration protein: MTTLTEGRHTGEHLISEANGTRSRDVVTLVSGQNLAPGAVLGKITASGKYTQLAPGAADGSEAAAAVLFAEVNASVADKAAVVSARDTEVAGACLTWPAGITGGEKTAATAQLKLLGIVIR, encoded by the coding sequence ATGACCACCCTCACCGAAGGCCGCCACACCGGCGAGCACCTCATCAGCGAAGCCAACGGCACGCGCTCGCGCGATGTCGTCACGCTCGTCAGCGGCCAGAACCTGGCGCCCGGCGCCGTGCTGGGCAAGATTACCGCCAGCGGCAAATACACCCAGCTCGCGCCCGGCGCTGCCGATGGCAGCGAAGCGGCTGCTGCCGTGCTGTTTGCCGAAGTCAACGCCAGCGTCGCCGACAAGGCCGCTGTCGTCAGCGCCCGCGACACCGAAGTCGCCGGCGCTTGCCTGACCTGGCCCGCCGGTATTACCGGCGGCGAAAAAACCGCAGCTACTGCCCAGCTCAAGCTGCTGGGCATCGTCATCCGCTGA
- a CDS encoding major capsid protein: MAHMDVFNQRPFHMVELSAAIQRAPYTPRFLGNLNLFTPKRVRTPTVSIEGKGGVLSLIQTSERGAPLEEADREGRDIRDFRTVRIARGKTIYATELEGIRAFGTESELQSVQNEVAEVMDGSIGLRAAVELTHENMRLGAVQGIVADANGAVIKNWFTEFGIAQPDELDFDLDNASPVAGAVRTQCNAVTRAMKRAAAGAWIDGSTYPVGLCGDAFWDNLTAHPEVRSTYLNQEGASELRNNVGRAFSSFMYGDILFINYRGTDDNSTVAVNTNSCKFFPAGAPGAFVSAFAPAEFLPFVGQPGQDVYAMVVTDKDRQAWARPEIYSYPLFICTRPGMLQRAKRT; this comes from the coding sequence ATGGCTCACATGGATGTTTTCAATCAGCGCCCATTTCACATGGTCGAGTTGTCGGCCGCAATTCAGCGCGCGCCCTACACGCCGCGCTTCCTCGGTAATCTCAATCTGTTTACCCCCAAGCGCGTTCGCACACCAACGGTTTCTATCGAGGGCAAGGGCGGTGTCCTCTCGCTGATCCAGACCAGCGAGCGCGGCGCGCCGCTGGAAGAGGCAGACCGTGAAGGTCGCGACATCCGCGACTTTCGAACAGTCCGCATTGCACGCGGAAAAACGATTTACGCGACTGAGTTAGAAGGCATTCGTGCCTTCGGCACCGAAAGCGAGCTGCAAAGCGTGCAAAACGAGGTTGCTGAAGTCATGGATGGCTCCATTGGTCTGCGCGCTGCCGTGGAACTTACCCATGAAAACATGCGTCTGGGTGCGGTTCAGGGCATTGTGGCTGACGCCAATGGTGCAGTCATCAAGAACTGGTTTACGGAATTCGGCATTGCCCAGCCTGATGAACTGGACTTTGACCTGGACAACGCCAGTCCAGTAGCGGGCGCTGTCCGCACGCAATGCAACGCTGTGACCCGTGCCATGAAGCGCGCCGCCGCTGGCGCCTGGATCGATGGCAGCACCTACCCCGTAGGCCTTTGCGGTGATGCGTTCTGGGACAACCTCACCGCCCACCCGGAAGTCCGCTCTACCTACCTCAACCAGGAAGGTGCCAGTGAACTGCGCAACAACGTGGGCCGTGCCTTCAGTTCGTTCATGTACGGCGACATCTTGTTTATCAACTACCGTGGTACCGACGACAACAGCACGGTGGCCGTCAACACCAACAGCTGCAAGTTTTTCCCGGCCGGTGCACCGGGCGCCTTTGTCTCGGCGTTTGCGCCCGCCGAGTTCCTGCCTTTTGTCGGCCAGCCCGGCCAGGATGTGTACGCCATGGTGGTAACCGACAAAGACCGCCAGGCCTGGGCGCGGCCCGAGATCTACAGCTACCCGCTGTTCATCTGCACGCGCCCCGGCATGCTCCAGCGCGCCAAGCGGACCTGA
- a CDS encoding head-tail joining protein: MPALAPFADIDALINQGCAATLANAVASYQGGALFGVILDSASADPFNGVVDAASRTCGFDSAHAPGIAEGHVLVIGGSAYRVAGGTVPDETGWLRLQVFPEA; the protein is encoded by the coding sequence ATGCCCGCACTTGCCCCCTTTGCCGACATCGACGCCCTGATCAACCAGGGCTGCGCTGCCACGCTGGCCAACGCCGTGGCCAGCTACCAGGGCGGAGCGCTGTTCGGCGTCATTCTGGACAGCGCGTCCGCTGATCCTTTCAACGGCGTGGTGGATGCGGCCAGCCGCACCTGCGGATTCGACAGCGCCCATGCACCCGGAATCGCCGAGGGTCATGTTCTTGTCATTGGCGGCAGTGCCTACCGGGTGGCCGGCGGCACGGTGCCCGATGAAACCGGCTGGCTGCGGCTGCAAGTGTTCCCGGAGGCCTGA
- a CDS encoding phage tail tape measure protein, which translates to MAMKPIEILINAKDNASAVFDSLRARVMAVGLAILSYFGVQAFAGVIKGAADLEEAMSRVQSATGASAAEMQVLRKAAEDAGANTKYTSAEAALALENLAKAGLSANDAIAALPAVLNLAQAGNIELGQASEFVTKAVMGLGLAFTDAGRVADVLALGANATNTSVTGLAEALSYAAPVANSLGLSLESTVAIIGKFADAGIDASRAGTALNSILSQFGDPASKFRQELGAAGITTNNFEEALHQLAKAGPTGAKAINAVGTEAGPALRALLNQGMGALDGLTSRLKSAEGSAAATAKVMQDNLNGSINGLSSAWDTVKNALGTPVLPVLKDGVDQLAGALKSAVADGTIGRFGEAIATAFQNGIKWVREFASQVNFTQVASDMRAFADRTGEVFTQIGAYATTAGDTVKLAYGVMSAGTSTVLGSIYALGSGFATVAANIQAGLAALYEASSKVTFGAVSQQYKAIAAEIRASSDATAASAQALGEQSRLAFLSVVDGAVLARDGFMGLAGAASSIKPAVGAAAGAIDDLGAKLEATRQKSQAAQKATDDKRVADVAATVAVRQLKDEYAALVASGNLQAAAEKIKDINKALQDTPAAAKDAVKAAQDAAKATAEAFEALGISSQASLKQVASSASIYYERIKADGTSTAVDVANAFKAYAEKAIAANNGVATEAIKTEASMRGLEIQTDSAGKSIVKAMGDGQDATARLGDQVKLTTEQLKAQQDAMDLVATKYKLSADYTESQIAALDRLTAASERATAAENKRLNRDSQGFSIDPTTGQRVTAAVETQATVYSNAKGQGLTDAQALQIAKQFMTDSGEQIGWNSGGRNGAMQGQTWSSELQKAIDKLVLANAQASAASGSTSETKTYHIVLEINGQRTDVEVASDADAKKLLAALQSAQLTAS; encoded by the coding sequence ATGGCCATGAAGCCCATTGAAATCCTGATCAACGCCAAAGACAATGCGTCTGCGGTGTTCGACAGCCTGCGGGCCAGGGTGATGGCCGTGGGCTTGGCGATCCTGAGCTATTTCGGCGTGCAGGCCTTTGCCGGCGTCATCAAGGGTGCTGCCGACCTGGAAGAGGCCATGAGCCGGGTGCAGTCGGCCACCGGCGCCAGCGCGGCGGAAATGCAGGTCTTACGCAAGGCCGCAGAGGATGCCGGCGCGAACACCAAATACACCAGCGCCGAGGCCGCGCTGGCGCTGGAGAATCTGGCCAAGGCGGGCCTGTCCGCCAACGACGCCATTGCCGCGCTGCCCGCCGTGCTCAACCTGGCGCAGGCCGGCAACATTGAGCTGGGGCAGGCCAGCGAGTTCGTCACCAAGGCCGTGATGGGCCTGGGACTGGCGTTCACCGACGCGGGCCGCGTGGCCGACGTGCTGGCGCTGGGCGCGAACGCCACCAACACCAGCGTCACCGGCCTGGCCGAAGCCCTGTCGTATGCCGCGCCGGTGGCCAACAGCCTGGGCCTGTCGCTGGAAAGCACCGTCGCCATCATCGGCAAGTTCGCCGACGCGGGCATCGATGCCTCGCGCGCCGGCACGGCCCTGAACAGCATCCTGAGCCAGTTCGGCGATCCGGCCAGCAAGTTCCGCCAGGAGCTTGGCGCCGCTGGCATCACGACGAACAACTTTGAGGAGGCGCTGCACCAGCTGGCCAAGGCCGGTCCGACGGGCGCGAAGGCGATCAACGCCGTGGGCACCGAAGCCGGCCCGGCCCTGCGCGCGCTGCTCAACCAGGGCATGGGCGCGCTCGACGGCCTGACCTCCAGGCTCAAGAGTGCAGAGGGCTCGGCTGCTGCGACCGCCAAGGTCATGCAGGACAACCTCAATGGCTCGATCAATGGCCTGTCCAGCGCCTGGGATACCGTCAAGAACGCCCTGGGCACGCCCGTGCTGCCGGTGCTCAAGGACGGGGTTGACCAGCTGGCCGGCGCGCTCAAAAGCGCTGTGGCCGATGGCACCATCGGCCGCTTCGGTGAGGCCATTGCCACGGCTTTCCAGAACGGCATCAAGTGGGTGCGCGAGTTTGCGTCGCAGGTCAATTTCACGCAGGTCGCCAGCGACATGCGCGCCTTTGCCGACAGGACCGGCGAGGTCTTCACCCAGATCGGCGCCTACGCCACGACGGCGGGCGACACGGTCAAGCTGGCGTATGGCGTGATGTCGGCCGGCACCAGCACTGTGCTGGGCAGCATCTATGCGCTGGGCAGCGGGTTTGCCACGGTGGCCGCCAACATTCAGGCCGGCCTGGCTGCGCTGTATGAGGCGTCGAGCAAGGTCACCTTCGGCGCGGTGTCGCAGCAGTACAAGGCCATCGCAGCCGAAATCAGGGCCTCGTCCGATGCGACGGCCGCATCGGCGCAGGCGCTCGGCGAGCAATCCCGCCTTGCGTTTTTGAGCGTGGTCGATGGCGCGGTGCTGGCCCGCGATGGCTTTATGGGCTTGGCCGGCGCAGCGAGCAGCATCAAGCCGGCCGTCGGTGCGGCGGCAGGGGCGATTGACGACCTGGGCGCCAAGCTCGAAGCGACCCGCCAGAAAAGCCAGGCGGCGCAAAAGGCCACCGACGACAAGCGCGTTGCTGACGTCGCCGCCACGGTCGCCGTGCGCCAGCTCAAGGACGAATATGCCGCGCTGGTCGCCAGCGGCAACCTGCAAGCCGCCGCCGAGAAGATCAAGGACATCAACAAGGCCTTGCAGGACACCCCGGCTGCGGCCAAGGACGCGGTCAAGGCCGCGCAGGACGCCGCCAAGGCCACGGCAGAAGCTTTTGAAGCGCTGGGCATTTCCAGCCAGGCCAGCCTGAAGCAAGTCGCCAGCTCGGCGAGCATCTATTACGAGCGCATCAAGGCCGACGGCACTTCGACGGCCGTTGACGTTGCGAACGCCTTCAAGGCCTATGCCGAAAAAGCCATTGCCGCCAACAATGGCGTGGCCACCGAGGCGATCAAGACCGAGGCAAGCATGCGCGGCCTGGAGATTCAGACCGACAGCGCCGGAAAATCCATCGTCAAGGCGATGGGCGACGGCCAGGACGCCACTGCCAGGCTGGGCGATCAGGTCAAGCTGACCACCGAGCAGCTCAAGGCGCAGCAAGACGCGATGGACCTGGTCGCCACGAAATACAAGCTGTCGGCCGACTACACCGAGTCGCAGATTGCGGCGCTCGACCGCCTGACGGCCGCATCCGAGCGCGCCACTGCCGCCGAAAATAAGCGCCTGAACCGCGACAGCCAGGGTTTCTCGATTGATCCCACGACCGGGCAGCGCGTGACTGCAGCCGTCGAAACCCAAGCCACCGTGTACAGCAATGCCAAGGGGCAGGGCTTGACCGATGCACAGGCGCTGCAAATTGCCAAGCAGTTCATGACCGACAGCGGCGAGCAGATCGGCTGGAACAGCGGCGGGCGCAATGGCGCGATGCAGGGGCAGACGTGGAGTTCGGAGTTGCAAAAGGCCATCGACAAGCTGGTGCTGGCCAATGCACAGGCCAGTGCCGCATCGGGCAGCACCAGCGAAACGAAGACCTACCACATTGTCTTGGAGATTAATGGCCAGCGAACAGATGTCGAAGTGGCCAGCGACGCCGATGCCAAGAAGCTGCTCGCCGCCCTGCAAAGCGCCCAGCTCACGGCCAGCTAG